One genomic region from Haloterrigena gelatinilytica encodes:
- a CDS encoding RecB family exonuclease, which yields MPTQSDRLTQLRDSTPKGELPYISKSRLTKYVKCPEQFRYSYVQGLKEPGTIYTRRGTIIHEVIEDYYYAVEAYVEDTGEFPEDLVAFLPEWDRWADYSEPYITNFINFEYARMEVSPDPETWLPVGIEAESWLEDPIEGFEGRQPPWMGYADAIYDDRSVPGVEPAGGVVITDFKTGKTPKKQYRDEGIYLEGEYYAVLFEQEWDVTAVAGYYPKGDDLIISPLKESRREFIFETIEEMLEMMESGDPHWPINETPLCKWGPGKDEQCSYYDICSSVWGEALKHDDQLREMLDAGMSPHEISVELGTKSNYVGYAIRKLNL from the coding sequence ATGCCGACTCAGAGTGACCGCCTGACCCAGTTACGGGACAGCACGCCGAAGGGCGAACTACCCTACATCAGCAAGTCCCGGCTGACGAAGTACGTGAAGTGCCCTGAGCAGTTCCGCTACTCCTACGTTCAGGGGTTGAAGGAACCGGGGACGATCTACACCCGACGCGGGACGATCATCCACGAGGTCATCGAGGACTACTACTACGCCGTCGAGGCCTACGTCGAGGACACCGGGGAGTTCCCCGAAGACCTCGTCGCCTTCCTGCCGGAGTGGGACCGCTGGGCCGACTACAGCGAGCCTTACATCACGAACTTCATCAACTTCGAGTACGCCCGGATGGAGGTCTCGCCCGATCCCGAGACGTGGCTCCCGGTCGGGATCGAGGCGGAGTCGTGGTTGGAAGACCCCATCGAGGGATTCGAGGGACGGCAGCCCCCGTGGATGGGGTACGCCGACGCGATCTACGACGACCGCTCCGTTCCCGGCGTCGAACCGGCGGGCGGCGTGGTCATTACGGACTTCAAGACGGGGAAGACCCCTAAGAAGCAGTACCGTGACGAGGGGATATATCTCGAGGGCGAGTATTACGCCGTCCTGTTCGAGCAAGAGTGGGACGTGACCGCTGTTGCCGGGTACTACCCCAAGGGGGACGACCTGATTATCAGCCCCCTCAAGGAGTCTCGCCGGGAGTTCATCTTCGAGACCATCGAGGAGATGCTGGAGATGATGGAATCCGGTGATCCCCACTGGCCGATCAACGAGACCCCGCTGTGCAAGTGGGGGCCGGGGAAGGACGAGCAGTGTTCGTACTACGATATCTGTTCGTCCGTCTGGGGAGAGGCCCTGAAACACGACGACCAGCTACGGGAAATGCTGGACGCGGGTATGTCCCCACACGAGATTTCCGTTGAACTCGGTACGAAGTCGAACTACGTCGGCTACGCGATACGGAAGCTCAATCTGTAA
- a CDS encoding DNA-directed DNA polymerase yields the protein MLEILVTNTSCTENDDDSFTLRLYGRDADEERHTVTVTDFRPYFYVEAAEARSRKNELLGEHGIRGFDFDVDMVGFFGEEVTRVYVTQPGDVRDAKKAFNGQTFEADVGPTHRVRIDRDVKSWIRVPAASCTLDEIESIEAPVDDDPRPRAVVFDIETDDRGAFPEPGEKRITSIVAYDSYEREYHGFFDTAGRPVGTCFPNGKPEECDKLHYYPDERVMLIAFGEWVEERDPDLLTAWNSPFDGPYIIERMKRVSAHPARLSPEGNSHVTRRGDPKILGRTVYDLLHAYKKNSWGELRSYSLDYVAGEELGASKIAHDEGYFEMWRDNPEKLMNYNARDVRLTAEIDEKAGVVSFRDNLRKMIGVDFEDTRENFQFIEMMVRRKLKERSEVGPTKSGQMAEEYEGGFVVDPFSGVAHNVVGIDLASLYPMTMRMLNTSPEVKLDATEPVLGKVAVAPNGQAFSLEQDGLFRQIVDDALALKMTYKRLKRQAEPGSAEEEKYEEMYQVSKTITNSIYGVCGWSKFFLYDRKTAEAITLAGQAVLKRTAEYINDETIANVIYGDTDSNYIKFPDDWGQQRCLEAAQEICDHLNSVVYPALAESMGVPAEDNEWEIEIEMFAPRFFQWGRKKKYAYAASWKDSMDSFTESLDEPEISIKGSAAKRSDASRLTRDTEKKVIKAILNDAPQNEIANYVYEAGTSLDPDDPDWENIGIPGGIGKEFHEYDSPTAHVEAAMNSNAILGTEFGKASKPMRCYIMPTYFDEVGEKIDRIAYEDAEQMADTGITPDVGRMTQTLLVNPLGPVLDAVGIDVEAAVEGQLQTGLGAFF from the coding sequence ATGCTCGAAATACTCGTTACTAACACGTCCTGCACCGAGAACGACGACGACTCCTTCACGCTCCGCCTCTACGGGCGAGACGCCGACGAGGAGCGGCACACGGTGACCGTCACGGACTTCCGCCCGTACTTCTACGTCGAGGCCGCTGAGGCGCGGAGCCGGAAGAACGAACTGCTCGGAGAACACGGCATCCGAGGCTTCGACTTCGACGTGGATATGGTGGGCTTCTTCGGGGAAGAGGTCACCCGAGTCTACGTCACCCAGCCCGGCGACGTTCGGGACGCGAAAAAGGCGTTCAACGGACAGACGTTCGAGGCCGACGTGGGGCCGACCCACCGGGTGCGGATCGACCGGGATGTGAAGTCGTGGATTCGTGTTCCCGCCGCATCCTGCACGCTGGACGAGATTGAATCCATCGAGGCACCCGTTGACGACGATCCCCGGCCTCGAGCGGTCGTGTTCGACATTGAGACCGACGACCGGGGCGCGTTCCCCGAACCCGGCGAGAAGCGCATCACCTCAATCGTCGCCTACGACTCCTACGAACGGGAGTACCACGGCTTCTTCGACACCGCCGGGCGGCCTGTCGGCACCTGCTTCCCGAACGGCAAGCCCGAGGAGTGCGACAAACTCCACTACTACCCCGACGAGCGGGTCATGTTGATCGCCTTCGGGGAGTGGGTTGAGGAGCGAGATCCCGACCTGCTGACCGCGTGGAACTCCCCTTTCGACGGGCCGTACATCATCGAGCGGATGAAGCGTGTATCAGCTCACCCGGCTCGTCTCTCCCCCGAGGGGAACTCCCACGTCACCCGACGCGGTGACCCGAAGATTCTGGGCCGGACGGTCTACGACCTGCTCCACGCCTACAAGAAGAACTCGTGGGGCGAACTACGCTCCTACTCACTGGACTACGTGGCTGGCGAGGAACTGGGCGCGTCGAAAATCGCCCACGATGAAGGGTACTTCGAGATGTGGCGGGACAACCCCGAGAAGTTGATGAACTACAACGCTCGGGACGTTCGCCTCACCGCTGAGATCGACGAGAAGGCGGGCGTCGTTTCCTTCCGAGACAACCTGCGGAAGATGATCGGCGTGGACTTCGAGGACACCCGAGAGAACTTCCAGTTCATCGAGATGATGGTCCGCCGGAAGTTGAAGGAGCGCAGCGAGGTCGGGCCGACGAAGTCCGGTCAGATGGCCGAAGAGTACGAAGGCGGATTCGTGGTAGACCCCTTCTCGGGCGTCGCTCACAACGTCGTCGGGATCGACTTGGCGAGCCTCTACCCGATGACGATGCGGATGCTGAACACCTCCCCCGAGGTCAAGCTCGATGCGACCGAGCCGGTTCTCGGAAAGGTGGCCGTCGCCCCGAACGGACAGGCGTTCTCGCTGGAGCAGGATGGCCTCTTCCGACAGATCGTTGACGACGCCCTCGCGTTGAAGATGACGTACAAGCGTCTCAAGCGACAGGCCGAACCCGGCTCCGCTGAAGAGGAAAAATACGAGGAGATGTATCAAGTATCAAAAACTATCACTAACTCTATATATGGCGTTTGTGGGTGGTCTAAGTTCTTCCTGTACGACCGCAAGACGGCGGAGGCAATCACCCTCGCCGGACAGGCCGTTCTCAAGCGGACTGCCGAGTACATCAACGACGAAACCATCGCCAATGTGATATATGGCGACACGGACTCGAACTACATCAAGTTCCCCGACGACTGGGGTCAGCAGCGATGCCTCGAAGCGGCGCAGGAGATTTGCGACCACCTCAACTCGGTTGTCTACCCGGCCCTCGCGGAGTCGATGGGCGTCCCCGCCGAGGACAACGAGTGGGAGATCGAGATCGAGATGTTCGCCCCCCGGTTCTTCCAGTGGGGTCGCAAGAAGAAGTACGCCTACGCGGCCTCGTGGAAGGACAGCATGGACTCGTTCACCGAGTCGCTGGACGAGCCGGAAATCTCGATCAAGGGGTCTGCCGCGAAACGGTCGGACGCTTCCCGCCTGACTCGGGACACCGAGAAGAAGGTCATCAAGGCCATCCTCAACGACGCTCCCCAGAACGAGATTGCGAACTACGTCTACGAGGCGGGAACCTCGCTCGACCCCGACGACCCCGACTGGGAGAACATCGGTATTCCCGGTGGGATCGGCAAGGAGTTCCACGAGTACGACAGCCCGACGGCCCACGTCGAGGCCGCGATGAACTCGAACGCGATCCTCGGCACCGAGTTCGGGAAAGCCTCGAAGCCGATGCGGTGCTACATCATGCCCACGTACTTCGATGAGGTGGGCGAGAAGATCGACCGTATCGCCTACGAAGACGCCGAGCAGATGGCCGACACCGGGATCACCCCGGACGTAGGCCGCATGACCCAGACGCTCCTCGTCAACCCGCTCGGCCCCGTCCTCGACGCGGTCGGGATCGACGTGGAGGCTGCCGTAGAAGGGCAGTTACAGACCGGACTGGGGGCGTTCTTCTGA
- a CDS encoding DUF6610 family protein, whose amino-acid sequence MSIQQTLPTGDTSVPTSNQRERDVVFTARGSEDASEAAWRVGTLIGYESMNYRPPERFDVDFVDWPFSKLKKQAVPDVDGAWREHLKAVRGERPRYAVAPDADEITGDWEWVLDRAADLERYAETVIVVPKIVHPRDVPARYRVGLPCQERYGPSPHPWTAYRDCPEVHLLGGSPVKQVKARKYGVPVESADTTSPLTAARWQGYFDGTGWTKLPKGRSDFYECVRRSYKNLRHGLNPDRDVRSLRPRNAQHDYEEELFETHPDADCWGPGDDAPSRMYEIYAD is encoded by the coding sequence ATGAGTATCCAGCAGACGCTTCCAACCGGAGATACATCTGTACCGACCAGTAACCAGCGGGAACGCGACGTTGTCTTTACGGCCCGAGGATCGGAAGACGCCTCGGAAGCGGCGTGGCGGGTCGGCACGTTGATCGGCTACGAGTCGATGAACTACCGGCCCCCAGAGCGGTTCGACGTGGACTTCGTGGACTGGCCCTTCTCGAAACTGAAGAAGCAGGCGGTTCCAGACGTTGACGGAGCTTGGCGAGAACACCTGAAGGCGGTACGTGGGGAGCGGCCCCGCTATGCGGTCGCCCCAGACGCCGACGAGATTACCGGCGACTGGGAGTGGGTTCTCGACCGGGCTGCCGATCTCGAGCGGTATGCGGAGACCGTGATCGTCGTCCCGAAGATCGTCCACCCCCGAGACGTTCCGGCCCGCTACCGGGTCGGCCTTCCTTGCCAAGAGCGGTATGGCCCGTCGCCTCACCCGTGGACGGCCTACCGGGACTGCCCGGAAGTCCACTTACTCGGCGGCTCCCCCGTGAAGCAGGTGAAGGCCCGGAAGTACGGAGTCCCCGTCGAGAGCGCCGACACCACAAGTCCCCTTACGGCGGCCCGGTGGCAGGGCTACTTCGACGGCACCGGCTGGACGAAACTCCCGAAGGGCCGTTCTGACTTCTACGAGTGTGTCCGGCGGTCGTATAAGAACCTCCGGCACGGGCTGAACCCCGACCGAGATGTACGGTCGCTCCGCCCTCGGAACGCACAGCACGACTACGAAGAGGAGTTGTTCGAGACCCACCCCGACGCGGACTGTTGGGGGCCGGGCGACGACGCCCCCTCTCGGATGTACGAAATATACGCTGACTAA
- a CDS encoding XapX domain-containing protein, whose protein sequence is MVNLTVAFGAALIAGLVLGSLYGFLGLPSPAPGSFAGVLAVSGSVCGIFLGYALITTYLT, encoded by the coding sequence ATGGTCAACCTCACGGTCGCGTTCGGTGCGGCCCTCATCGCCGGTCTCGTCCTCGGTTCTCTCTACGGGTTCCTTGGACTGCCCAGCCCGGCACCCGGATCTTTCGCTGGCGTTCTCGCCGTCTCCGGCTCCGTCTGTGGGATCTTCCTCGGCTACGCGCTGATAACTACCTACCTGACATGA
- a CDS encoding sensor histidine kinase translates to MGFRNRRYSDVSGRKFIVALGGIFVALVVSYPYLPIVNDGSSELWVVLGILVGIPGLVLLYGGYRLPQTDIRSELYPTIGKWCLRGIVVGLAILLPIALASDNPNIVGNILLLTALGSLAGFGAGMYDARAKTRQLELQETVDQLETSNERLERHQQYIDDILDAIDDVFYVLDENGSLKRWNQSLSEISGYTDEEISSMTAADFYRDENREKAVAAVRNGFESGSVDVELELRTKDGDTVPFEFVGSTLENTSGDVVLAGIGRDVSDRVEREQRLEESNKRLEQFAYAASHDLQEPLRMVSSYLRLIENRADEELTEETEEFLEFAVDGADRMRDMIDGLLAYSRVETRGESFKPVDLNEVVRDVRDDLEVRITESDADVDAEELPRVEGDEHQLRQVFQNLLSNAIEYSGNEPPQVYISATQNSSMWEVSVRDEGIGIEPDQQDRIFEVFERLQSQNDYGGSGIGLALCERIVERHGGEIWVESEPGNGATFSFTLPAENEQDQ, encoded by the coding sequence ATGGGCTTTAGGAATCGGAGATATTCCGACGTTTCTGGGAGGAAATTTATTGTAGCCCTCGGTGGGATCTTCGTCGCACTCGTAGTCAGCTATCCGTACCTTCCCATCGTCAACGATGGGTCATCCGAACTCTGGGTCGTACTCGGTATCTTAGTTGGTATCCCCGGTCTTGTCCTGTTGTACGGAGGCTATCGGTTGCCTCAAACAGACATCCGCTCTGAACTCTATCCAACCATCGGCAAGTGGTGTCTCCGCGGCATCGTGGTAGGTCTCGCTATCCTGCTTCCTATCGCTCTTGCCAGTGACAATCCAAATATCGTCGGAAATATACTCTTGCTCACGGCACTGGGCAGTCTCGCGGGCTTCGGCGCAGGTATGTACGATGCGCGGGCCAAAACACGGCAGCTCGAACTCCAAGAAACGGTCGATCAACTGGAAACCTCGAACGAGCGCCTTGAACGACACCAGCAGTACATCGACGATATTCTCGACGCAATCGATGACGTATTCTATGTGTTAGACGAAAATGGATCGCTCAAACGGTGGAATCAAAGCCTCTCGGAGATTTCTGGCTATACGGACGAGGAAATATCATCAATGACCGCAGCCGACTTCTACCGAGACGAAAACCGTGAGAAAGCCGTGGCTGCGGTCCGCAACGGCTTCGAGAGTGGCTCAGTGGATGTAGAACTCGAGCTACGCACTAAGGACGGCGATACCGTCCCCTTCGAGTTTGTCGGATCTACCCTCGAGAACACGTCCGGAGACGTTGTTCTGGCTGGCATCGGGCGTGACGTTTCGGACCGGGTTGAGCGCGAACAGCGACTCGAAGAGTCCAATAAGCGGCTCGAACAGTTCGCCTACGCTGCCTCCCACGACCTTCAGGAACCGCTTCGGATGGTGTCAAGCTATCTGCGGTTGATCGAGAACCGAGCCGATGAGGAACTGACCGAGGAAACCGAAGAGTTCCTCGAGTTCGCTGTGGACGGAGCCGACCGCATGCGTGACATGATCGACGGGTTACTGGCGTATTCGCGTGTGGAGACCCGAGGGGAGTCGTTCAAACCGGTTGACCTCAACGAAGTGGTTAGAGACGTGCGTGACGACCTCGAGGTGCGTATAACTGAAAGTGATGCTGACGTAGACGCCGAGGAACTGCCTCGTGTGGAGGGAGATGAACATCAGTTACGGCAGGTATTCCAGAACTTATTGAGCAACGCAATTGAGTATAGTGGAAACGAGCCGCCACAGGTGTATATTTCCGCTACCCAGAACAGTTCCATGTGGGAAGTATCGGTTCGGGACGAGGGGATTGGGATTGAGCCGGACCAACAAGATCGTATCTTTGAGGTCTTCGAGCGACTTCAATCCCAGAACGATTACGGGGGATCGGGTATTGGTCTGGCTCTCTGTGAGCGGATCGTCGAACGTCACGGTGGCGAAATCTGGGTCGAGTCTGAGCCGGGCAATGGAGCGACGTTCTCATTTACCCTCCCAGCGGAGAATGAACAGGACCAGTGA
- a CDS encoding DUF7344 domain-containing protein has translation MIESINEEGSANLNTDSLFNLLANQRRRYALSVLSKHQNPIALADLAEEVAIREEDTKITDISPEKVKNIYMMLYHAHIPKLEDENFVEYNQDRDTVIPKFDADRLQSLL, from the coding sequence ATGATAGAATCCATCAACGAGGAAGGCAGTGCGAACTTGAACACTGATAGCCTTTTTAATCTACTTGCGAATCAACGGCGGCGGTATGCTCTCTCCGTTCTTTCTAAGCATCAAAATCCAATTGCGCTGGCTGACCTTGCAGAAGAGGTGGCAATACGGGAGGAAGACACCAAAATTACTGATATCTCACCGGAGAAGGTGAAGAATATCTACATGATGCTCTACCACGCACATATTCCGAAACTGGAAGATGAGAATTTCGTTGAGTACAATCAAGATCGGGATACAGTTATCCCGAAATTTGACGCCGACCGGCTTCAATCTCTTCTTTAA
- a CDS encoding capsular biosynthesis protein, which translates to MTLIAIDFDKTLTRDSGDPYKAGGEEPDEEMVEFVRSLKEDKQYDIIVWTARPWKHAGHIAGLLTMWGVPYNGLKCEKGGAHVYVDDRAVNHNDPNWEDRVFGLADHDSQDPDQHVLGEYEEELEEQRHNPSDA; encoded by the coding sequence ATGACTCTCATCGCCATAGACTTCGATAAGACCCTAACCCGTGACTCCGGCGACCCCTACAAAGCAGGGGGCGAAGAGCCGGACGAGGAGATGGTCGAGTTCGTCCGTTCTCTGAAAGAGGACAAGCAGTACGATATCATCGTCTGGACAGCTCGCCCGTGGAAGCACGCGGGCCACATAGCGGGCCTTCTGACGATGTGGGGCGTTCCCTACAACGGTCTCAAGTGCGAGAAGGGGGGCGCTCACGTCTACGTTGACGACCGAGCAGTCAACCACAACGACCCCAACTGGGAAGACCGCGTGTTCGGCCTTGCAGACCATGACAGCCAAGACCCAGACCAGCACGTCCTTGGAGAGTACGAAGAGGAACTTGAAGAACAGAGACATAATCCTTCTGACGCCTGA
- a CDS encoding ERCC4 domain-containing protein: MIILIDEREKKPYSFPGMETETALLNYGDYAVKGMGYYDVNPNTGKEEFYPEFAVERKSLDDLARSVGTDRDRFEREIDRAQQADNFAVVIEATMTDAYKGRYYSKIHPNAVVGTVKKWPFKYGTLDFEWAEDREGGKQETLRLLDRWYIHSATDLF, encoded by the coding sequence ATGATTATTCTTATTGATGAGCGAGAGAAGAAGCCGTACTCGTTCCCCGGTATGGAGACCGAGACGGCCCTTCTCAATTACGGCGACTACGCCGTGAAGGGGATGGGGTACTATGACGTGAATCCGAATACCGGGAAAGAAGAGTTCTACCCGGAGTTCGCCGTCGAGCGGAAGTCGCTTGACGATCTCGCCCGGTCGGTCGGGACCGACCGCGACCGATTTGAGCGAGAGATCGACCGCGCCCAGCAGGCAGACAACTTCGCCGTCGTGATCGAAGCGACGATGACTGATGCCTACAAGGGGCGTTACTACTCGAAGATTCACCCGAACGCCGTCGTCGGTACTGTGAAGAAGTGGCCTTTCAAGTATGGGACACTCGACTTCGAGTGGGCCGAAGACCGCGAGGGCGGAAAACAGGAAACGCTACGATTACTCGACAGGTGGTACATCCACTCTGCAACTGACCTCTTCTAA
- a CDS encoding HalOD1 output domain-containing protein, with translation MKQSSAFSLTNEIVEQVAEHENVDPVELPPLYDTVDVESLEALFENSHSDIRVQFSYIGYDVTVSDSDSDSIEVSQSGSQTSR, from the coding sequence ATGAAGCAGTCATCGGCGTTTTCACTCACTAACGAGATAGTTGAACAAGTAGCCGAACACGAGAATGTTGATCCAGTCGAGCTACCTCCCCTATACGATACTGTTGATGTCGAATCTCTGGAAGCTCTTTTTGAGAACTCCCACTCAGATATCCGAGTGCAGTTCTCCTACATAGGCTACGATGTGACGGTCTCCGACTCCGACTCCGACTCAATCGAGGTCTCGCAGTCCGGCTCGCAGACTTCCCGCTGA
- a CDS encoding SprT-like domain-containing protein: MTFRLPDSDSTGASSDDGFERPGDDLSPVELKRAIREYAETVEIDVPLEEVEIEISKQLKRTAGKAIRKNGQLKMRFAWKAYQTWGWGDDFEAVIRHELIHIWEYETFGKGGHGRNFKRKARELDAPRHCKSFASDEAKWFLVCSNCGKKTPRFRRSKVIENPHRYRTKCCNEQIEVETA; encoded by the coding sequence ATGACCTTTAGATTACCAGACAGCGACAGCACCGGAGCCTCGAGTGACGACGGCTTCGAGCGGCCCGGCGACGACCTATCCCCGGTCGAATTGAAGCGGGCGATTCGGGAGTACGCCGAGACCGTCGAGATCGACGTGCCACTCGAGGAAGTCGAGATCGAGATATCGAAGCAGCTCAAGCGAACTGCCGGGAAGGCGATTCGGAAGAACGGCCAACTCAAGATGCGGTTCGCGTGGAAGGCCTACCAGACGTGGGGCTGGGGCGACGACTTCGAGGCGGTAATTCGCCACGAGCTAATCCATATCTGGGAGTACGAGACCTTCGGGAAGGGGGGTCACGGTCGCAATTTCAAGCGGAAGGCCCGCGAACTCGACGCTCCCCGCCACTGCAAGTCGTTTGCCAGTGACGAAGCCAAATGGTTCCTCGTCTGCTCCAACTGCGGTAAGAAGACGCCGCGCTTCCGCCGGTCGAAGGTGATCGAGAATCCCCACCGATACCGAACGAAGTGCTGCAACGAGCAGATCGAGGTCGAGACGGCATGA
- a CDS encoding NAD(P)-binding domain-containing protein, translating into MKIGIIGAGDVGSTAAQHFAEAGHEVMISNSRGPETLTDLVDDLGGNAHAGTVSEAADFGEVVMEAIPFNAYESLPADSLRDKIVISASNYYPMRDGFIDIGKTHTDLIADHLEDSRVVKAFNATYWKTLRDGQRLEADPDDRLAIFIAGDDDEAKSVVSSLIEDIGFTPVDTGPLTEGGRHIQPGSPIYTASLTASEARTRLAALKTTVAAYELGYYDSSREVTIQELADELDMNEESISEHLQQGTEQLISQYLD; encoded by the coding sequence ATGAAAATCGGAATCATTGGCGCAGGAGATGTCGGAAGTACAGCTGCCCAACACTTTGCTGAAGCAGGCCATGAGGTTATGATCAGTAATTCTCGGGGACCAGAAACACTCACTGACCTCGTTGACGATCTGGGAGGCAACGCTCATGCGGGGACCGTCTCTGAGGCAGCCGATTTCGGCGAAGTCGTCATGGAGGCGATTCCGTTCAATGCATACGAATCTCTCCCTGCGGACTCCCTCCGTGATAAGATCGTTATCAGTGCCTCAAATTACTACCCAATGCGTGATGGATTTATTGACATAGGGAAGACACATACGGACCTCATTGCAGATCATCTCGAAGATTCGAGAGTCGTCAAGGCATTCAATGCTACATATTGGAAGACCCTCCGAGATGGTCAACGGCTAGAGGCCGATCCGGATGATCGTCTTGCGATATTTATCGCTGGGGATGATGATGAGGCGAAAAGTGTAGTTTCGAGTCTCATCGAAGATATTGGGTTCACTCCTGTGGATACAGGTCCACTCACTGAGGGAGGTCGTCACATACAACCGGGGTCACCGATCTATACCGCCTCATTGACCGCGAGCGAGGCACGTACACGGTTAGCAGCACTCAAAACGACCGTGGCTGCATATGAACTTGGATATTACGACTCTTCGAGGGAAGTCACGATCCAAGAATTAGCCGATGAACTGGATATGAATGAAGAATCGATTTCAGAACATCTTCAGCAAGGGACGGAGCAACTCATTAGTCAATATCTTGATTGA
- a CDS encoding helix-turn-helix domain-containing protein, translating into MTTNSPTEQDSEDFRSEGLSPDVVFTLLSHPKRRAVVRLLLNQDRALTLRDLRNEIVEREEGIEITEADESQTRQTLVSLHHAHIPKLTEAGVVTYDKDRQIVEPTEKIGQLESFLSCVDNIPTD; encoded by the coding sequence GTGACTACGAATTCCCCAACCGAGCAAGATAGCGAAGATTTTCGTTCGGAAGGCCTGTCGCCCGATGTAGTCTTTACTCTACTTTCTCACCCAAAGCGTCGTGCAGTCGTCCGGTTACTCCTCAATCAGGATCGAGCGTTGACTCTCCGCGATCTCCGCAACGAGATCGTCGAAAGGGAAGAAGGAATAGAGATAACGGAAGCCGACGAATCCCAGACCAGACAAACTCTGGTCTCACTCCACCACGCACATATCCCAAAATTGACCGAGGCAGGAGTCGTCACCTACGATAAAGACAGGCAAATTGTGGAACCGACGGAGAAGATCGGCCAGTTGGAGTCCTTCCTTTCTTGTGTTGATAATATTCCTACTGACTGA
- a CDS encoding Lrp/AsnC family transcriptional regulator: protein MTGIELDEVDRTILHALQEDARRTTAEEMGEEAGVSASTVRNRIEKLEDAGVIEGYHPHIDYESASYQLHMFIICRTPPDERSEIAKEALEIVGTVTVREMLTGANNLHIEAIAEDSDAVDNVTGKISDLGIEIVSTEIVKEEHVQPFNHFGPAPSTDKDEK, encoded by the coding sequence ATGACCGGAATTGAACTTGACGAGGTTGATCGGACGATTCTTCACGCACTCCAAGAGGATGCACGTCGGACTACTGCCGAGGAGATGGGTGAGGAAGCGGGCGTCTCCGCCAGCACCGTTCGGAATCGTATTGAGAAGTTAGAGGATGCGGGGGTGATTGAGGGATATCACCCCCATATCGACTACGAATCGGCGAGCTATCAACTACATATGTTCATTATATGTCGAACACCACCTGACGAGCGTTCGGAAATTGCTAAAGAAGCATTGGAAATCGTCGGCACGGTTACTGTCCGTGAGATGCTAACAGGAGCGAACAACCTTCACATTGAGGCCATCGCCGAAGATTCCGACGCGGTAGATAACGTGACTGGAAAAATATCAGATCTCGGCATCGAAATCGTGAGTACTGAGATTGTTAAAGAAGAACACGTTCAACCGTTCAATCATTTCGGTCCGGCTCCCAGCACTGACAAGGACGAAAAGTAA
- a CDS encoding DUF6378 domain-containing protein, with protein sequence MSTNDNSNVQSAGNLASEVGSVIANRNGTHGDPVENHDHIADLWNAYLGVRTGSQNGSERVLRRPIRGDEVADMMILLKLSRKHVGGMDLDHYRDSIGYAAIASLYVPEGADNAAEAQE encoded by the coding sequence ATGAGTACCAACGACAACAGCAACGTACAGAGCGCCGGAAACCTCGCCTCGGAAGTCGGCTCGGTCATCGCCAACCGGAACGGCACCCACGGCGACCCGGTCGAGAACCACGACCACATCGCGGACCTCTGGAACGCCTATCTCGGCGTCCGAACCGGCTCCCAGAACGGTTCCGAGCGAGTCCTCCGCCGTCCGATCCGGGGCGACGAGGTGGCCGACATGATGATTCTGCTCAAACTCAGCAGGAAGCACGTCGGCGGTATGGACCTCGATCACTACCGAGATAGCATTGGTTACGCGGCCATCGCGTCCCTCTACGTCCCCGAAGGAGCCGACAACGCGGCGGAGGCCCAAGAGTGA